In the genome of Photobacterium sp. TLY01, one region contains:
- a CDS encoding ABC transporter permease yields the protein MASILKRNKLQVWRDVIFALFIREIRTGFNDKFGISWAIINPLSFIFALSYIRGLIEGGETHGMPTFVFMVHGMVLVQLFLTLMESTSTSLNKNKSLFAFRQVQPISAYLATALFEILVKLFVVFVLIVLMYFLNIDIRGDNLLILISCFFLLAVIACSVGIVFSMIQGFIPEFGRIRTVFTRPLFFISAVFFSLQDFGPEVWPYLNWNPILQAIELSRQAAYSNYGAVAVSFKYLCAMAVLSVFVALSVYTISWKQVISR from the coding sequence ATGGCGTCAATATTAAAGCGAAATAAACTTCAAGTTTGGCGGGATGTCATCTTTGCCCTGTTCATCCGTGAAATTCGCACAGGGTTCAATGACAAATTTGGTATCAGTTGGGCCATTATAAACCCTCTTTCATTTATCTTTGCGCTTTCGTATATACGAGGGCTGATCGAAGGTGGGGAAACACACGGAATGCCAACCTTCGTTTTCATGGTTCATGGAATGGTTTTAGTCCAACTGTTTCTAACGCTTATGGAGTCAACATCAACGTCATTGAATAAAAATAAATCGCTCTTTGCATTCAGGCAGGTACAGCCGATCAGTGCCTATCTTGCGACAGCTTTGTTTGAAATTTTAGTCAAGCTTTTTGTCGTGTTTGTTTTGATTGTATTAATGTATTTTCTCAATATTGATATCCGTGGTGATAATTTATTGATATTAATCAGTTGTTTTTTCTTATTGGCTGTTATTGCCTGCTCGGTCGGTATTGTTTTTTCTATGATTCAGGGATTTATTCCGGAGTTTGGACGAATAAGGACAGTTTTTACCAGGCCCCTGTTTTTCATCTCTGCAGTTTTTTTCTCACTACAAGATTTTGGACCAGAGGTATGGCCATATCTTAACTGGAATCCAATTCTTCAAGCCATTGAGTTATCGCGTCAGGCTGCGTATAGCAACTATGGTGCAGTTGCTGTCAGTTTCAAGTACCTCTGCGCAATGGCAGTTTTGTCTGTTTTCGTTGCCTTGTCTGTGTATACTATTTCTTGGAAACAGGTAATAAGCAGATGA
- a CDS encoding ABC transporter ATP-binding protein yields MILLRNLTKFYPSDLGKQFIFNGLNFDIPSNRNIAILGKNGAGKSTLFRLLAKSEYPNKGKIITELNISWPVALATGLHPAMTGRENTRFIGRVNGVADLDAYERKVLDFSELGVKFDLPVRTYSSGMRPRLAFACSVAIDFDVYLIDEVTSVGDAKFRNKAKESLLNRSRSANVIMVSHNMPELREFCDSAIVIDKGNLTYFPDLEEGIKVYQAQ; encoded by the coding sequence ATGATTTTATTGAGAAATTTGACGAAGTTCTATCCATCGGACTTAGGTAAGCAATTTATATTCAATGGCCTGAATTTTGATATTCCTTCCAATAGAAATATTGCAATTTTAGGTAAAAATGGCGCGGGTAAGTCCACATTATTCAGACTACTGGCAAAGAGTGAATATCCGAATAAAGGGAAAATCATTACAGAGTTAAATATTTCATGGCCTGTAGCATTAGCGACGGGGTTACACCCGGCCATGACAGGAAGAGAAAATACGCGCTTTATTGGTCGAGTGAATGGTGTTGCAGACCTCGATGCTTATGAACGAAAGGTTCTGGATTTCTCTGAATTAGGCGTGAAGTTTGATCTACCGGTGCGAACTTATTCCAGCGGAATGAGGCCCAGATTAGCTTTTGCCTGTTCTGTCGCCATCGACTTTGATGTGTACTTAATTGATGAAGTAACATCGGTCGGCGATGCGAAGTTCCGAAATAAAGCTAAAGAGTCTCTACTGAATCGCAGTCGGTCCGCAAACGTTATAATGGTTAGCCATAATATGCCGGAACTCCGTGAGTTCTGCGACAGTGCAATTGTTATAGATAAAGGTAATTTGACTTACTTCCCTGATTTAGAAGAGGGAATTAAAGTGTATCAGGCGCAGTAA